A window of Castanea sativa cultivar Marrone di Chiusa Pesio chromosome 1, ASM4071231v1 contains these coding sequences:
- the LOC142615212 gene encoding CBL-interacting serine/threonine-protein kinase 6-like, whose translation MGDNKCKDGNSTLLHGKYELGRLLGHGTFAKVYHARNLKSGKSVAMKVVGKEKVIKVGMMEQIKREISVMKMVEHPNIVELHEVMASKSKIYFAMELVRGGELFAKIAKGRLREDVARVYFQQLISAIDFCHSRGVYHRDLKPENLLLDEEGNLKVTDFGLSAFTEHLKQDGLLHTTCGTPAYVAPEVIGKKGYDGAKADLWSCGVILYVLLAGFLPFQEDNIVAMYRKIYRGDFKCPPWFSSEARRLITKLLDPNPMTRITIAKIMDSSWFKKSAPKSILSKEEQEFQEYEKSPFKQSETLNAFHIISLSEGFDLSPLFEEKKREEKEELRFATTRPASSVISTLEEVAAKSGNFSVKKSESRVRLQGNESGRKGKLAIAAEIFAVTPSFLVVEVKKDNGDSLEYKQFCSKELRPALKDIVWTSPADNSTLLA comes from the coding sequence atgggTGACAACAAGTGTAAAGATGGTAATTCAACGTTGCTACATGGGAAATACGAGCTTGGTCGGCTTCTGGGTCATGGTACTTTCGCCAAAGTGTACCATGCCAGGAACTTGAAGTCCGGGAAGAGCGTGGCGATGAAGGTTGTGGGCAAAGAGAAGGTGATCAAAGTGGGTATGATGGAGCAGATCAAGAGAGAAATCTCGGTGATGAAGATGGTTGAGCATCCAAACATAGTCGAGCTCCACGAAGTTATGGCCAGCAAATCCAAGATCTACTTCGCCATGGAGCTCGTACGTGGAGGCGAGCTGTTTGCGAAAATCGCTAAGGGTCGGCTAAGAGAAGACGTGGCGAGAGTGTATTTCCAACAACTCATCTCCGCCATCGATTTCTGCCACAGCCGCGGTGTCTACCACCGAGATCTCAAGCCCGAGAACTTGCTCTTAGACGAAGAAGGCAATTTGAAAGTCACCGATTTCGGTCTCAGCGCTTTCACTGAGCATTTGAAGCAAGATGGGTTGCTACACACAACGTGTGGCACACCGGCTTATGTGGCGCCTGAGGTGATTGGAAAGAAAGGCTACGATGGTGCTAAAGCTGATCTTTGGTCCTGTGGAGTCATTCTGTATGTTCTTCTTGCTGGGTTTTTGCCATTTCAGGAAGATAATATTGTGGCCATGTATAGGAAGATTTACAGAGGTGACTTCAAGTGTCCACCGTGGTTTTCTTCAGAAGCTAGGAGGCTTATTACGAAGCTGCTCGATCCGAATCCGATGACAAGAATCACAATCGCGAAAATCATGGATTCTTCTTGGTTCAAAAAGTCAGCACCCAAGTCAATCCTAAGTAAAGAGGAGCAAGAGTTTCAGGAGTACGAGAAGTCACCATTCAAACAGTCGGAGACTCTGAATGCGTTTCACATAATATCTTTGTCTGAAGGGTTCGACTTGTCGCCGCTGTTCGAGGAGAAGAAGAGGGAGGAGAAGGAGGAGTTGAGGTTCGCGACGACGAGGCCGGCGAGCAGTGTGATATCGACGCTGGAGGAGGTGGCGGCGAAGAGTGGGAATTTCAGTGTGAAGAAGAGCGAGTCGAGGGTGAGACTTCAAGGAAACGAGAGCGGACGTAAAGGGAAGCTGGCTATTGCGGCGGAGATTTTCGCCGTGACGCCGTCGTTTCTGGTGGTGGAGGTGAAGAAAGACAATGGCGATAGTTTGGAATACAAACAGTTCTGCAGTAAGGAGCTCCGGCCGGCCCTTAAAGACATCGTTTGGACCTCGCCGGCCGACAATTCCACACTACTTGCTTAA